In a single window of the Planctomycetia bacterium genome:
- a CDS encoding phosphoesterase has product MATVPPVTDHLVEQVLVVPTEVFHRLGHFQGFSPDVDRYLDELLSPQHTRFMVRADAERDSEFKQLIPYCVFRYTDAAGVPHLFQYTRGRGQGEARLHSKRSIGVGGHISTLDGVEADRGDLYQSGLARELAEEVEIAAPYQMTCVGLINDDETEVGRVHLGVVHIYDMERPAVASRETDILESGFRPISELLENLDHFETWSKICLNALFAN; this is encoded by the coding sequence ATGGCCACGGTTCCGCCCGTCACGGATCATCTGGTTGAACAAGTCCTGGTCGTCCCGACCGAGGTTTTTCATCGGCTCGGGCATTTTCAGGGCTTTTCGCCGGACGTCGACCGTTACCTGGACGAACTGCTCAGCCCCCAGCACACGCGTTTCATGGTCCGCGCCGACGCCGAGCGTGATTCTGAGTTCAAGCAGTTAATCCCCTACTGCGTGTTCCGTTACACCGACGCCGCCGGCGTGCCGCATCTGTTCCAGTACACGCGAGGTCGCGGTCAAGGCGAAGCCCGGCTGCACAGTAAACGCAGCATCGGCGTCGGCGGGCACATCTCCACGCTCGACGGCGTGGAGGCCGACCGTGGCGACCTCTATCAATCCGGGCTCGCGCGCGAATTGGCCGAAGAGGTCGAAATCGCCGCGCCATACCAGATGACCTGCGTCGGTCTGATCAACGACGACGAAACCGAAGTCGGCCGCGTCCACTTGGGCGTCGTTCACATCTACGACATGGAACGTCCGGCCGTCGCCTCGCGTGAAACCGACATCCTGGAAAGCGGCTTCCGCCCCATCAGCGAACTGCTGGAAAACCTCGACCATTTCGAAACCTGGTCGAAGATTTGCCTCAACGCGTTGTTCGCCAACTAA